Proteins from a genomic interval of Lemur catta isolate mLemCat1 chromosome 17, mLemCat1.pri, whole genome shotgun sequence:
- the LOC123622580 gene encoding 60S ribosomal protein L17-like — MVRYSLDPENPTKSCKSRGSNLRVHFKNTRETAQAIKGMHIRKATKYLKDVTLKKQCVPFRRYNGGVGRCAQAKRWGWTQGRWPKKSAEFLLHMLKNAESNAELKGLDVDSLVIEHIQVNKAPKIRRRTYRAHGRINPYMSSACHIEMILTEKEQIVPKPEEEVAQKKKIS, encoded by the coding sequence ATGGTTCGCTATTCACTTGACCCAGAAAACCCCACAAAATCATGCAAGTCAAGAGGTTCAAATCTTCGTGTTCACTTCAAGAACACTCGTGAAACTGCCCAGGCCATCAAGGGTATGCATATACGAAAAGCCACCAAGTATCTGAAAGATGTCACTTTAAAGAAACAATGTGTACCATTCCGACGGTACAATGGTGGAGTTGGTAGGTGTGCCCAGGCCAAACGGTGGGGCTGGACACAGGGTCGGTGGCCcaaaaagagtgctgaatttttgcTGCACATGCTTAAAAATGCAGAGAGTAATGCTGAACTTAAGGGTTTGGATGTAGATTCTCTGGTCATTGAGCATATCCAGGTGAACAAAGCACCCAAGATACGTCGCCGAACTTACAGAGCTCATGGTCGGATTAATCCATACATGAGCTCCGCCTGCCACATCGAGATGATCCTCactgaaaaggaacaaattgttCCAAAACCAGAAGAGGAGGttgcacagaagaaaaagatatcctag